CCCGCCTCGCGCAGGTGCCGGAGCATCCAGGCCTCGACGCGCGGGTCGTCGGGCCGGCCTTCGCGACGACCCGGCGGCCGTCCGCGAGGTCGAGGCGGCGGACCGTCCCGACCTCGCCGCCGTCGAGGAGGGTCGCCTCCGCGACCGTGCGATCGGCCCACCGTTCGACGGCGGCGATGGCCTCGTCGGTTCCGTCGTTCACGTGGTCGCGAGCGGGGCGCTCGCCGGTAGGCGTTCCGGTCGGCGGCGCAGGGGTGCTGGCGCGGACCGTCAGCTGAACGGGTTCGTGAATCCGTCGTCGCGGCCGCCGCGGTCGCCCTCGCCGCCGTCGGCGAACGCATCCGTTCCGTCGTCGCCGTCGCCGAAGCGGAAGCCGCCGGCGTTCGTCGTCACCGTCATCCCGAGCATGTCGGGGCGTTTGCGCAGCGCGGCGGCGACCTCCCGGTAGGCGTCGGCGGCGTCGCTGTGCGGGCGGTAGGAGACGGCCGGCTGGCCGGCGTCCTGCGCCTTCGGGATCGACTCGTCGTGGGGGACGTGCCCGAGGAGTTCGGTGTCGAGGAAGCTCGCGATCCGGTCGGCGGGTGGCGAGCGACCCGTCCCGGACTTCGTGAGCACGACGCCGCCGACGGGGGCGTCGGCGCGCTCGGCGACGGTGATCGTCTTGTCGGCGTCGCGGATGGAGGCGACCCGCGGCGTCGACACGAGCACCGAGGCGTCCGCGCCCGACATGGGCACGACCGTCTCGCTGCTGACGCCGGCGGCGGTGTCGACGAGCACGGCGTCGTAGCGGGCCTTCAGCGCGTCCATCGCGGCCGGGAAGCGGTCCAGATCGGAGTCGACGAAGCCGTCGAGGGTGACGCCGCTGGGCACCACGTCGAACCCGCCCGGCGCGGGGTAGGTGGCGTCGGTGACGCCGGCGCCGCCCGCGAGCACGTCGTGGAGGGTCCGGCCGCCGTTGACGCGGATGTCGAGGAAGTCGACGGCGTTCGCCATCGCCAGGTCCGCCTCGACGACCGCGACGGCGCGACCGTCCTCCGCGAGCGCCGCCGCGAGGTTGAGGCTCGTCGTCGTCTTGCCGACGCCCCCCTTCGCGCCGACGACGGCGAGCACGCGTCCGTCCATGCCCGGGGTTCGTCGTGCTCCCGACTTAACTGCCGCCCCCGAAGTATCGCGCGTGAGACTGCCGGGGCCGGGTCCGGCGCCGTCGCGGTCGGCCGCCGCGCGCGACCGACGGCCGGACTTCGGGGTCGCCCGCCCGACTCAGAGGTACGCCGCGTCCCACCGGCTCGCCTTCCGTTTGTTCCCGCACTCGCTACACTCGACGCGGTCCATGGTGTCGACGCTCACCGCGAAGCTGCCGCAGTTGCCGCAGACGTACCCCTCCCGCTCGGTCCGCTCGCGGTCGGTGTACGTCGCGTAGAAGGGGGCCTCCGACGCGCGCTCGGCCTCGTCGTAGGCGACGTACACCTGCTCGCCGTCGTCGGTCACGCGCGCCTCCGTGAGCACCTGCTCGCCGTCGCCGCTGGGGAAGCGCGCGAACACGCGCTCGCGGAACTGCTCGTTCCCGATCTCGACGGTTCGGTCGCCGATCTCGGCGAACCCCTCGCGCTCGTAGAACTCGCCGCCCGCCTCGTTGGCCTCGAGCACGCGCCCCTCGAGTCGCTCGGCGCCCAGCTCTAGCAGCTCCGTCTCCGCCCGGCGCAGCAGGTCGTCGCCGATCCCCTTCCCGCGGTGATCCGGATGCACGTGGAGCCAGTCCAGCTCCCCGACCGGCTCGCGGCGCTCGACGAGCTGACTCTGGACGAACCCCACGATATCGCCGTCCTCCACGGCGACGACGAACACCGCGTTCTCGCCGGCGAGCGCGTCGGTGACCGTCTCGGCGTCGTACCACGACTCGACGGCGTCGTCGATGAGGTCCGCCGAGAGCGCGTGGCTGTAGGAGGCCGACAGCGATGCGCGCGCGGTCTCGCGGATGTCGTCAACGTCCTCGGTCGTCGCGTCCCTGAGGTCCATGTGGATCTGTAACACGGTCAGTTACTTAATCACGCGGGCGCTTACCCCCGCGTCGATCCGGTACGACCCGCTTACCACCCGGCGCGGACGGGAGGCCGACCCCCGCGGTCGCGGACACAACCACCGTCACGAACCGCCGCCTCCCGTGGTACTATCACGCACGATGTACATCGGTGGAGTATGCCCGAGACGCTCTGTTTCGACATGTACGGGACGCTGTGTGACACGAGCAGCGTGACGAGCACGCTCGCCGACGAGCTCGACGCGCCCGACGCCCTCGTGTCGGAGCTGGACGCCACATGGCGAGCGAAGCAGCTCCAGTATTCCTACCAGTCGGCCCTGATGGAGGAGTATCGGCCGTTCTGGGACGTGACCGCCGACGCGCTCGCGTACGCGTTGAACCAGTGGGGTGTCGAGGCAGACGACCCGACCCGCGAGCGGATCCTCGCCGCCTACGAGCACCTCGACCCGTACCCGGACGCGATCGAGACGCTGACCCGGCTCTCGGAGGCGGGCCACACGGTGACGGTGCTGTCGAACGGCAACCCCGAGATGCTGGAGACGCTCGCCGACAACGCGGGGCTCGCGCCGCACCTCGACGACGTGATCAGCGCCGACGAGGTGTCGACGTTCAAGCCGAACCCCGCGGTGTACGAGAACGCGGCCGCCCGAACCGACACGCCGATCGACCGCTGTCGGCTCGTCTCGGGCAACGCCTGGGATGTCGCGGGCGCGGGGAGCGCGGGAATGGCGACCGCGTGGGTGAACCGAGCGAACGACCCGTTCGAGGAGATCGGCGTCGACCCCTCCCTCGAGGTGCGTTCCCTCTCGGAGGTCGCGGACGAACTCGCCTGACCGCCGCGCCCGGGGCGAACCGGGGAGCCATCGGGACGAAGTTTATTGCTTGATCGACAGACTGAAACGGCCTACGAGTGATAACCATTATCATGGGGGATCTCCGCTTTCCATATTACCAATATTAACACGATTTAAGGGGATATGGGCGGAACGTTCATTAAGGTTGCTTCCCGCGGTTGGGTCATGGCACGGGATACCACCGCACTCAGCAGACGTGATGTGCTCAAGGCGTCCGGCGCGGCCGGCGCCGCAGGATTGACAGGACTGGCAGGTTGTGCCGGCGTCGGCGGCGGCGGCGACTCGGAGTACCCGGCGCTCGGGAACTACCCGGTCGAGGGCGACGAGGTCGTCTTCGGGTTCAACGTCCCGCAGTCGGGGTCGTACTCCCAGGAGGGCGCGGACGAACTGCGCGGCTACAACCTCGCGGTCGAACACCTGAACAACGGCGGCGGCTGGGTCGACAACTGGGACGGGCTCTCCGGGGACGGCGTCCTCGGCAAGACGGTCACCGCAGTGGAAGGTGACACGGCGACCGACCCCGACACGGCGCGACAGTCCGCGTCGCGGATGATCAGCCGCGACAACGCGATCATGATCACCGGCGGGTCGTCCTCCGGTGTCGCCATCGCGGTCCAGGAGCTGTGTCAGGAGGAGAAGGTCCAGTTCCAGTGTTGTATCACCCACTCCAACGACACCACCGGGGGCTCGTGTGTCCGCTACTCCTTCCGGGAGATGTTCAACGCGTACATGACCGGACAGGCGCTCGCGCCCGTCCTCGCCGAGGAGTACGGCGAGGATCTGAACTTCTACCAGCTGTACGCCGACTACTCGTGGGGGCAGACCCAGCAGGCGTCGATGGAGCAGTTCTTCACCGAGGTCGGCAACTGGAGCCAGATCGAGTCGGTGCCGACGCCGCTCGGCACCTCCGACTACTCGTCGTACCTCTCGGACGTGCCGCGCGACGAGACGGACGTGCTCGTGCTCAACCACTACGGGCTGGACGCGGCGAACTCCCTCCCGCAGGCGATCGAGGCCGGCCTCGATCAGGACATGGAGATCGTCGTCCCGCTGTACAACCGGCTGATGGCCGAGGCCGCCAGCGACTCCATCGGCGGCATCTTCGGCACGGCCGACTGGAACTGGCAGCTGGAGGACGACGCCTCCCAGTCGTTCGTCGAGTTCTACCGCGAGGAGCACGACCGCGCGCCCAGCTACGGCGCTCGCATCGCGTACACGCAGACGCTGCAGTACGCCGCGGCCGTCGAGCGGGCGGAGACGTTCTACGCGCCGGAGGTCATCCGCGAGCTGGAGGGCCACGAGTACAGCGGCGCGGGTCTCGGCAACGAGACCATGCGCGGCTGCGACCACCAGGCACAGCGTGACGTGCTCGTGTGTCAGGGCGTCGATCCCTCCGAGCAGACGGAGGACCTGCTGCTCAATATCGTCAGCCAGACCTCGCGGGACGACCTGGGGTACGCGTGCGACGCCGGTCCGGCCGCCGAGTGTGAGCTGGGCGACTACGGCGACGAGTGACCGACGGCTAGGTCCTCCCGCTCCGTACCGGCACGTTCTTATCGACTCACCTGAACCACGTCAACGAATGTCAACACCGACAACTACTACCAAGCGGACCACACCGCACCTACACGAACGATAATGTTGCTCCTACAGTCCGAGATCGCATCGATACTCCTCAACGGCCTCCAACAGGGCGCGATCTATGCGCTGTTGGGTATCGGCCTCACTATCATCCTGGGGACGATGGAGTTCCTGAACCTCGCGCACGGGGCGCTCTATCTCGTCGGCGCGTACACGGGACTGATCGTCTTTCAGGAAACCGCCCTCTCGAACGGGCTGTTGTACAGTTCCGGGATAACGACCCTCGGCTTCGAGGGAGGCTTTCTCGCCGCGCTGTTCGTCGTCCCGATCGTCGGGTTCGGCATCGGGCTCCTCATGGAGCGGTTCGTCGCCGAGCCGTTCTACGATCGGCCCGAGACGGACCAACTGCTCGTGACGTTCGGCCTCGCGCTGATCGTCGAGGAGACCGTCAAGAACGTCATCGGCGGGAACACGTTCCAGTCGATCGCTCCCTCGACGATCTTCGGCGTCAACGTCTCCCAGCCGATCAGCCTGCCGCTCGTCGGCCTGTTCCCGTCGTGGCGGCTGTTTATCATCGGCATCGCGTTCCTCGTCATCGGTCTGACGTACCTCGTGATCGAGCGGACGGACTTCGGGCTCGTCGTTCAGGCGGGCACCCACGACTCCGAGATGGTCCGGATCCTCGGCATCCCGATCAACCGCTCGTACAGCCTGGTGTTCGCGGTCGGGGCTGCGCTCGCGGCCTTCGCGGGCCTCATCGGCGCGTCGATCCAGACGGTCAGCCCCCAGATCGGTACCGAACAGGCGCTGGTTCCGGCGTTCCTCACCATCGTCGTCGGCGGCGCCGGCTCCGTTCGCGGGGCCATCGCCGGCGGCCTGGTGCTGGGCGTCATCATCTCGGCGATGACCCAGACGTACAGCCAGTGGGCGCAGATCGTTCTCTACCTGTTCGTCGCGCTCATGCTCATCGTCAAGCCCGAGGGCCTGTTCGGCTCCGCGGAGGTGGGCGAATGAGCGGCGACCGCTCGGGCGACGCGAACGAGGCGGTCCCCGACGGCGGCACCGTGACCGAGGACGCCGCCGGCGGCTCCGGCGGCTCCGCGCTGGCGGGGCTGCGCGACCGCGACGACTTCGTCGTGATCGCGACGGCGGCGGCGCTGGTCGTGTTCCCGTTCCTGCTGATCGACATCCTCGGCGCGGTCGGAGACGTGATCGGCATCTCCATCGGCGGCTACACCGGTCTGCCGTCGCTGGTGCTCATCTACGGCATCATCGTCATCGGTTTCAACCTCCTGCTCGGCTACACCGGCCTGCTGTCGTTCGGTCACGCCGCGTTCTTCGGATCCGCGGCGTACTCGGCCGCGCTGTTCAGTCAGGTCGTCCCGAGCCCGATCCTCATGGTGATCGCCGGCACGATCGTCGCGACGCTGCTCGCGTGGCCGATCGGGTTCGTCTCGATCCGCCGGTCGGGCGTGTACTTCGCCGTCCTGACCCTGACGTTCGGGCAGGCGTTGTACTTCTGGGCGCTCGGCCCGGGGTCGTGGCTCACCGGCGGCGACAACGGCTTCTCGGGGATCGAGGCACACGGGCTGTTCGTCGGGGCGCTCCCGCTGGACGCCCAGCTGGTCCCCGTGTTCGACTCGTACACGGTGATGTACGGGTTCACGTCGGTCGTGATGCTCGCCGCCCTCTGGGTCGGCAACCGGATCATCAACTCGCCGTACGGCCTCATCTTCGAGGCGCTCGGCGAGAACGAGGAACGCGTCGAGTTCGTCGGGCTCAACGTGTTCCGCTACAAGCTGATGGCGTTCATCATCTCCGCCGTGTTCGCCGGCGTGGGCGGCGCGATGTTCGTCATCCACGAGCAGTACATCCACCCGACGACGGGGCTGTACTGGATCCAGTCGGGCGACTTCGTCATCATGACGGTCCTCGGCGGCACCGGCAGCCTCATCGGGCCGGTGTTCGGCGCGCTCGTGTTCGAGTACGTCGCGAACGTCATCTCCGGCGTCAGCCTGCCGATGATCGGCTCCATCGGCTCGCTGTGGCGGTTCGTGCTCGGTGCGGTGTTCGTGTTCATCGTGTGGGTGTTCCCGCGGGGCATCTACGGCGCGTTCGCGGACCTCGCGGCGATGGTGAACGGCCGGGGCGGCGGCGACGGCGACGAGCCGGCCGCGGCCGACGGGGGTGAGCGCGAATGAGCCTCCTGCACACGGACGGCCTGACGAAGGAGTTCGGCGGGCTGGTCGCCGTCGACGACGTGACCTTCGAGGTCGAGTCCGGCGAGACCCGGGCGGTCATCGGCCCGAACGGCGCCGGCAAGTCGACGCTCATCAACTGCATCACCGGCGCGCTCGAGCCGACCGCCGGGAGCGTCGAGTTCGACGGCGAGGACATCACGAACCTGGAGCCGCACGAGACCGTGCAGGCGGGGATCTCGAAGTCGTTCCAGACGGCGTCGATCTTCCCGGAGATGACCGTCCGGCAGAACGTCGAGATCGCCGCGCTGGCGGCCGAACACGGCTCGTTCCAGGTCAACTTCCTCAAGCGACTCGCCGGGTTCGACGCGGTGCACGACACGGCCGACCGGATGCTCGAGGCGGTCGATCTGCTCGGGGACGCCGACGTGGAGGCGGCGAGCCTCCCGTACGGCGACAAGCGCCGCCTGGAGATCGCGATCGCGTTGGCCTCCGAGCCGGACCTGTTGCTGATGGACGAACCGACCGCCGGCATGTCGCCGGACGAGACGGCCGAAACCGTGGACCTCGTGGAGGAACTCCAGGAGGACCTCGGGCTCACGATACTCATCGTGGAACACGACATGGAGATCATCTTCCGAATCGCCGACCGGATCCTCGTGTTGAACCGGGGGCAGGTCATCGCCGACGGTACGCCCGAGGAGGTTCAACAGAGCGAACAGGTGCAGGAGGCGTACCTCGGGGGGGTGGAGCTGTGAGCTCCGACGCCCCCGACTCCGCCGAGGACGCGGCCGACGGGGCCGCCGCCGCGGACACGACCGACGAGGACGCGGCCAAGGAGGCCGCCGCGGTGGAGAAGGCCGACTCTCACGCCGCGCGGGCGACCGCCGCGGCCGCCGACGGCGACCACCTCCTCTCGGTCGAGGACGTCGACGCCTACTACGGGCAGAGTCACATCCTCCGCGACCTCTCGATGCACGTCGAGGAGGGCGAGGTGTGTACGCTGCTGGGGCGCAACGGCGCGGGCAAGACGACGACGTTGCGGTCGATCGCGGGCGCTCGCCCGCCGGACGTCCGCGACGGCGTGATCCGGTTCAAGGGGTCCGACATCACCGACTACTCGACGGAGGACGTCTCCTCGCTGGGTATCTCGCTGGTGCCGGAGGAACGTCGCGTGTTCCCCAACCTCTCGGTGGAGGAGAACCTCCACCTGTCGGACGTCGCGCGCAACTGGTCGAACACGTTCGGACGCGAGGTGTCGATGGAGCACGCGGGGATGTCCGACGAGGAGGTGTACGAGGTGTTCCCGCGGCTCGAGGAGCGTCGCTCACAGAAGGCGGGGACGCTCTCCGGCGGCGAACAGCAGATGCTCGCGATCGCGCGATCGCTGAAGCAGGACACGGACCTGCTGATGCTCGACGAGCCCTACGAGGGGCTCGCCCCGCAGATCATCGAGACGGTCGAGGCGGCGATCGAGCAGATCGCCGACGCCGGGACCACGATCCTGCTCGTCGAGCAGAACGCCGTCGCCGCGATGAACATCGCCGACCGCGCGTACGTGATCGACCAGGGCGAGGTCGTCTTCGCCGGCGACTCCGAGGAGCTCCGGGCCGACGAGCAAACCCGCGAGAAGTACCTGGGTGTCTGAGATGGCGGCCGATCCCACCCCCGGAAACGCGTCCGACCCCCCGGACCCCGAGGCCATGCTCGACCGGCTGATCGAGGTCGGCGCGATCCGCGAGGACGAGAACGACACGCTCCGGATCTCCGCGGCGTTGCACGACATCATCGACCTGTACGAGCAAAGCTACGGCGACCTCCCCGACAAGGAGTTCACCGAGGCCGTCGCCGACGCGTTCGGCCTCGAGTACTCGGAGGCCGTCCGTCGCATCGACGAGGAGGGCGTCACCCGCGAGGAGTTCGTCGCGTACCTCTCGCTTCGCTCGCACTTCGAGGACGAGGACGAGTCGGTGCCCGACCCGCTCGAACGGGCGACGATGGCGTCCATCGTCGTCGACGTGGCGCCGGCGACGCCCGTCCCGCAGGGGATGCGCGAACTCGAGGACGACGAGGTCGAGGCGTTCCTCGACGCCAACGAGCGCGCGGTCGTGTTCGTCTGGCGGCTCCGGTGTGACCCCTGCGAGTCGATGAAGGCCGAACTCGCGGAGACGCTCGACTTGCTCCCCGACGACGTGGCGGTCGCCGGCGTCGACGGCGAGGCCACGCCGACCGTTCGCGAGCGGTTCGACGTGGACGTGGCGCCGGCGGTTGTGTGCGTCGCCGACGGCCGGCAGGCGGGGGTCGAGACCGGGTACCAGTCGCCGTCGGCCGTCGCCGATCTGGTGGCGGACGCCTTCGGCGACGACTGACCGGTCGACCAGGCCCCGACGCCTTCACTCGCGTCGCGTTCGCTTACTCTTCTGACGCTCTTTCTCGCGTCGCGTCCGCTCGACTCACTCGCCGGCGTCAACCCGTCCCCGGCGCAGTCGCGATCGACCCCGGCCGTCGGGGTGGGTTTCGTCCCGCGTACCCCGCGTACCCTGTGCCTTACTAAGCAGAACCGGCGTGATATGCCGCTATGTCTCAGATCAGCGACGCGGTCACGTACCCGACCGAACACGACGACTGGGTGAAGACGGTCCTCATCGGCGGGGTCCTCTCGGCGTTCGGGTTCCTGTTGCTCCCCCTGCTCCCGGTGTACGGCTACGTCGTTCGCGTCATCCGGCACTCGCTGGAGGGCGACCCGCGCCCGCCGACGTTCGGCGACTGGGAGGAACTCGTCGTCGACGGCGCGAAGGCGTTCCTCGTCGGGGCGGCCTACATGCTCGTCCCCGCGATCGTAGGTGCGGTGACCGTAGGCGGGTCGATCGTCGCCATCGCGACCGGGACGCGGGGCGGCGCCGCCACGGGCATCGCCGGCCTCGTCGTCGGCGGGCTGCTCACGGCGGTCCTCTCGATCGTCTTCGGCTACGTGGCCGTGGCCGCGGTCGTCGCCTTCGCCGACGAACGGCGCGTCGGCGCGGCGTTCGATCTGGATATCCTCAAGCCGGTCGTCCTCAGCGGGACGTACGCGACCGCGTGGGCGTTCTCGCTCGTCGTCTTCCTCGCGGCGAGCGTGCTCGTCGGCGTGTTGAACGGCATCCCGATCCTCGGCGCGGTCGTCGGGGCGTTCGTGTTCTTCTACGCCCAGGTCGTCGCCGCGCGCCTGTGGGCCGACGGGTACGCCGACGCCCGCACGGAGGCCGAGGGGGCGAGCCGGCCCGAGGCCGGGGGATCGGCCGTCTGAGGTCGAGGTCGACGGGTCACGGGGTCACTCTGATGCACGCCCGTCGTGTCGCTCCCGCCCCTCGTTCCGTCCGCGATCGTCGTCCGTGTCGGCCGGTCGGTCGCGGTCGGTCGCGTCGTTCGGGGGGCCGGCGTCCTCACGGGCGGGGCGGTCGCGACCCGACTCGATCCATTCGGCGGCGACGACGCTGCCGGCCGCCAGCGCGATCCCCGCGACCACGTCCGTCGCCCAGTGGATGCCGAGATACATCGTCGAGACGACGACGGACGCCGCGAGCACGACCGCGATCGGGGTCCACCGCCGCCACGAGCGCTCCCGCCAGGTCACGAGCGCGACCGTCGCCGCCAGCGACGTGTGGAGCGACGGGAAGACGTTGGTGTTCTCGTTCACCTGGCTGGTGAGCAGCTGCGACCGCGGCCAGCTCTCGAACAACAGCGAGTCGACCAGTTCGGGCATGAGGTTCCGTGGGCCGTACGCGACGAACAGGACGTAACAGACCAGGCCGACCCCGTAGTTGAGCCCGTAGGCTATCAGCAGCTTCCGTAGCCCGCCGCCGTCACCCCGTAGCGCGTACGCGATCGGCGGGAACGTGAGGAGGTACACGTACCCGAACACGTAGACGAACGCGAAGTAGGCCGTCGCGGTCGGGGTCGCGTACGACTGGACGGCCGCCACGAACGTGCCCTCGAGCGCGTAGATCACGCCGGTGACGTTCGCCCCGACCACCCACGACAGCTCGACGCCGATCCGCCGAACGACGCCGTTGACGGCCAATACCACGAGCAGTACGACCAGCGGCCCTCTCGCGTCGTGTACCGTCGACCGGACCGTTCGCGGGGCGTCCACGAGCCGGTCGCGGGCGACGAACACGAGCACCGACGCGAGGTGGAGCACGCCGACGACCGCGACGACCTCGAGGACGACATCGAGCAGACTCATCGTGATCAGTCCGTCCGGACGAGGCGCCCGTCGTCGTAGCTGTATCCCGCCGTCTCGAACGCCTCCATCGCGCTCTCGGGGTCGACCTCGCCGTCGCTGCCTAAGAACGGCGTCACCGGGTCGACGCCGTCCCACTCGAGCTCCTCGGGCACCCAGTCGGTGCCCGCGAGCGGGGTCACCGACGCCCGCGCGTAGCCGTCGAACACGTCGCCGACGAGCGTCGGGCGGTCGATCAGCCGCGCGAGCGTGTTGCGGAACTGCGGGTTGGACAGCGGCGCCGCGAGCGCGTTGTAGCCGACGACGTACGGCGGCGTTCGGCCGTCGACGATCAGGTCGGTGTCGTCCGAGCGTCCGATCTGCGGCACCGTCCCGGCGCCGACGGGCGTGCCGGTCACGTCGGCCTCGCCGTCGGTGACGACGCCGACGGCGCTCACGCCGGAGCCGACGACCCGCACGGCGAACCGGTCGAACGCGGGCGGGCCGTCGACGCCCTCCGGGAGCGTCTCGGGCGCCGCGTCGACGAGGAAGTGGTCGTCGAACCGTTCCAGCGTGAGCGACTCGCGCGGGGTGTTCCCGACGAACCGGAGGGGGCCGCTCCCGACCGGCGGGATGTTGTTCGTCACCAGCGCGTCG
This genomic stretch from Halobaculum roseum harbors:
- a CDS encoding thioredoxin family protein; this encodes MAADPTPGNASDPPDPEAMLDRLIEVGAIREDENDTLRISAALHDIIDLYEQSYGDLPDKEFTEAVADAFGLEYSEAVRRIDEEGVTREEFVAYLSLRSHFEDEDESVPDPLERATMASIVVDVAPATPVPQGMRELEDDEVEAFLDANERAVVFVWRLRCDPCESMKAELAETLDLLPDDVAVAGVDGEATPTVRERFDVDVAPAVVCVADGRQAGVETGYQSPSAVADLVADAFGDD
- a CDS encoding branched-chain amino acid ABC transporter permease encodes the protein MLLQSEIASILLNGLQQGAIYALLGIGLTIILGTMEFLNLAHGALYLVGAYTGLIVFQETALSNGLLYSSGITTLGFEGGFLAALFVVPIVGFGIGLLMERFVAEPFYDRPETDQLLVTFGLALIVEETVKNVIGGNTFQSIAPSTIFGVNVSQPISLPLVGLFPSWRLFIIGIAFLVIGLTYLVIERTDFGLVVQAGTHDSEMVRILGIPINRSYSLVFAVGAALAAFAGLIGASIQTVSPQIGTEQALVPAFLTIVVGGAGSVRGAIAGGLVLGVIISAMTQTYSQWAQIVLYLFVALMLIVKPEGLFGSAEVGE
- a CDS encoding ABC transporter ATP-binding protein produces the protein MSLLHTDGLTKEFGGLVAVDDVTFEVESGETRAVIGPNGAGKSTLINCITGALEPTAGSVEFDGEDITNLEPHETVQAGISKSFQTASIFPEMTVRQNVEIAALAAEHGSFQVNFLKRLAGFDAVHDTADRMLEAVDLLGDADVEAASLPYGDKRRLEIAIALASEPDLLLMDEPTAGMSPDETAETVDLVEELQEDLGLTILIVEHDMEIIFRIADRILVLNRGQVIADGTPEEVQQSEQVQEAYLGGVEL
- a CDS encoding branched-chain amino acid ABC transporter permease — translated: MSGDRSGDANEAVPDGGTVTEDAAGGSGGSALAGLRDRDDFVVIATAAALVVFPFLLIDILGAVGDVIGISIGGYTGLPSLVLIYGIIVIGFNLLLGYTGLLSFGHAAFFGSAAYSAALFSQVVPSPILMVIAGTIVATLLAWPIGFVSIRRSGVYFAVLTLTFGQALYFWALGPGSWLTGGDNGFSGIEAHGLFVGALPLDAQLVPVFDSYTVMYGFTSVVMLAALWVGNRIINSPYGLIFEALGENEERVEFVGLNVFRYKLMAFIISAVFAGVGGAMFVIHEQYIHPTTGLYWIQSGDFVIMTVLGGTGSLIGPVFGALVFEYVANVISGVSLPMIGSIGSLWRFVLGAVFVFIVWVFPRGIYGAFADLAAMVNGRGGGDGDEPAAADGGERE
- a CDS encoding P-loop NTPase, giving the protein MDGRVLAVVGAKGGVGKTTTSLNLAAALAEDGRAVAVVEADLAMANAVDFLDIRVNGGRTLHDVLAGGAGVTDATYPAPGGFDVVPSGVTLDGFVDSDLDRFPAAMDALKARYDAVLVDTAAGVSSETVVPMSGADASVLVSTPRVASIRDADKTITVAERADAPVGGVVLTKSGTGRSPPADRIASFLDTELLGHVPHDESIPKAQDAGQPAVSYRPHSDAADAYREVAAALRKRPDMLGMTVTTNAGGFRFGDGDDGTDAFADGGEGDRGGRDDGFTNPFS
- a CDS encoding haloacid dehalogenase type II, whose product is MPETLCFDMYGTLCDTSSVTSTLADELDAPDALVSELDATWRAKQLQYSYQSALMEEYRPFWDVTADALAYALNQWGVEADDPTRERILAAYEHLDPYPDAIETLTRLSEAGHTVTVLSNGNPEMLETLADNAGLAPHLDDVISADEVSTFKPNPAVYENAAARTDTPIDRCRLVSGNAWDVAGAGSAGMATAWVNRANDPFEEIGVDPSLEVRSLSEVADELA
- a CDS encoding ABC transporter ATP-binding protein is translated as MLRDLSMHVEEGEVCTLLGRNGAGKTTTLRSIAGARPPDVRDGVIRFKGSDITDYSTEDVSSLGISLVPEERRVFPNLSVEENLHLSDVARNWSNTFGREVSMEHAGMSDEEVYEVFPRLEERRSQKAGTLSGGEQQMLAIARSLKQDTDLLMLDEPYEGLAPQIIETVEAAIEQIADAGTTILLVEQNAVAAMNIADRAYVIDQGEVVFAGDSEELRADEQTREKYLGV
- a CDS encoding substrate-binding protein; translated protein: MARDTTALSRRDVLKASGAAGAAGLTGLAGCAGVGGGGDSEYPALGNYPVEGDEVVFGFNVPQSGSYSQEGADELRGYNLAVEHLNNGGGWVDNWDGLSGDGVLGKTVTAVEGDTATDPDTARQSASRMISRDNAIMITGGSSSGVAIAVQELCQEEKVQFQCCITHSNDTTGGSCVRYSFREMFNAYMTGQALAPVLAEEYGEDLNFYQLYADYSWGQTQQASMEQFFTEVGNWSQIESVPTPLGTSDYSSYLSDVPRDETDVLVLNHYGLDAANSLPQAIEAGLDQDMEIVVPLYNRLMAEAASDSIGGIFGTADWNWQLEDDASQSFVEFYREEHDRAPSYGARIAYTQTLQYAAAVERAETFYAPEVIRELEGHEYSGAGLGNETMRGCDHQAQRDVLVCQGVDPSEQTEDLLLNIVSQTSRDDLGYACDAGPAAECELGDYGDE
- a CDS encoding GNAT family N-acetyltransferase, whose product is MDLRDATTEDVDDIRETARASLSASYSHALSADLIDDAVESWYDAETVTDALAGENAVFVVAVEDGDIVGFVQSQLVERREPVGELDWLHVHPDHRGKGIGDDLLRRAETELLELGAERLEGRVLEANEAGGEFYEREGFAEIGDRTVEIGNEQFRERVFARFPSGDGEQVLTEARVTDDGEQVYVAYDEAERASEAPFYATYTDRERTEREGYVCGNCGSFAVSVDTMDRVECSECGNKRKASRWDAAYL
- a CDS encoding phosphatase PAP2 family protein is translated as MSLLDVVLEVVAVVGVLHLASVLVFVARDRLVDAPRTVRSTVHDARGPLVVLLVVLAVNGVVRRIGVELSWVVGANVTGVIYALEGTFVAAVQSYATPTATAYFAFVYVFGYVYLLTFPPIAYALRGDGGGLRKLLIAYGLNYGVGLVCYVLFVAYGPRNLMPELVDSLLFESWPRSQLLTSQVNENTNVFPSLHTSLAATVALVTWRERSWRRWTPIAVVLAASVVVSTMYLGIHWATDVVAGIALAAGSVVAAEWIESGRDRPAREDAGPPNDATDRDRPADTDDDRGRNEGRERHDGRASE
- a CDS encoding DUF4013 domain-containing protein: MSQISDAVTYPTEHDDWVKTVLIGGVLSAFGFLLLPLLPVYGYVVRVIRHSLEGDPRPPTFGDWEELVVDGAKAFLVGAAYMLVPAIVGAVTVGGSIVAIATGTRGGAATGIAGLVVGGLLTAVLSIVFGYVAVAAVVAFADERRVGAAFDLDILKPVVLSGTYATAWAFSLVVFLAASVLVGVLNGIPILGAVVGAFVFFYAQVVAARLWADGYADARTEAEGASRPEAGGSAV